One genomic region from Jilunia laotingensis encodes:
- a CDS encoding NADP-dependent malic enzyme → MAKITKEAALLYHSQGKPGKIEVVPTKPYSTQTDLSLAYSPGVAEPCLEIEKNPQDAYKYTAKGNLVAVISNGTAVLGLGDIGALSGKPVMEGKGLLFKIYAGIDVFDIEVNEKDPEKFIEAVKAIAPTFGGINLEDIKAPECFEIERRLKEELDIPVMHDDQHGTAIISSAGLVNALEVAGKKIEDIKIVVNGAGASAVSCTKLYISLGARLENIVMVDSKGVISKERTDLNEQKRYFATSRTDIHTLAEAIKGADVFLGLSKGNVLSQDMVRSMAPMPIVFALANPTPEISYEDAMSARPDVLMATGRSDYPNQINNVIGFPYIFRGALDTQSKAINEEMKIAAVHAIANLAKQPVPDIVNEAYHVNNFTFGPEYFIPKPVDPRLITEVSVAVARAAMESGVARKNIEDWEDYKTHLRELMGQESQLTRQLYDTARRNPQRVVFAEGGHPNMLKAAVEAKSEGICHPIILGNEERIEKLAKELDLSLEGIEIVNLRHDREAERRERYAHILAEKRAREGATYDEANDKMFERNYFGMMMVETGDADAFITGLYTKYSNTIKVAKEVIGIRPGFNHFGTMHILNSKKGTYFLADTLINRHPDTTTLTDIAKLADQTVRFFNHTPVIAMLSYSNFGSDQAGSPSKVHEAVAQMQRECPDLAIDGEMQVNFAMNRNLRDAKYPFTRLKGKDVNTLIFPNLSSANAGYQLLQAMDPDTEFIGPIQMGLNKPIYFTDIESSVRDIVNITSVAVIDAVVDKKKANR, encoded by the coding sequence ATGGCTAAAATAACCAAAGAAGCCGCTTTGCTCTATCACTCACAGGGCAAACCGGGCAAAATAGAGGTAGTTCCTACCAAACCTTATAGTACACAAACCGATTTATCACTCGCTTATTCGCCCGGTGTGGCAGAACCTTGTCTTGAAATAGAAAAGAATCCGCAGGATGCTTATAAATATACGGCAAAAGGCAATCTGGTCGCCGTAATCTCCAATGGTACTGCCGTACTTGGTCTGGGAGACATAGGCGCATTAAGCGGCAAACCGGTAATGGAGGGTAAAGGACTACTCTTCAAAATCTACGCTGGCATCGATGTGTTCGACATCGAAGTGAACGAAAAAGATCCGGAAAAATTCATCGAAGCAGTGAAAGCCATCGCTCCTACGTTCGGTGGTATCAATCTGGAAGATATCAAGGCACCGGAATGCTTCGAGATAGAACGTCGTTTGAAAGAAGAACTCGATATCCCTGTGATGCACGATGACCAGCACGGTACGGCCATCATCTCCAGCGCAGGACTTGTCAACGCCCTTGAAGTAGCAGGAAAGAAGATTGAAGACATTAAAATTGTCGTAAACGGTGCAGGTGCCTCTGCCGTATCGTGTACGAAACTGTATATATCGCTCGGTGCGCGACTCGAAAATATCGTTATGGTGGATAGCAAAGGTGTCATCAGCAAAGAGCGCACCGACCTGAACGAACAAAAACGTTATTTCGCAACCTCCCGGACGGATATCCATACCTTGGCTGAGGCAATCAAAGGTGCGGACGTATTTCTGGGGCTTTCCAAAGGGAACGTATTGTCACAGGACATGGTACGAAGCATGGCTCCGATGCCTATCGTATTCGCTCTCGCCAACCCGACACCGGAAATCTCTTACGAAGATGCCATGTCCGCCCGTCCGGACGTACTGATGGCAACCGGCCGTTCGGATTATCCGAACCAGATCAACAATGTAATCGGCTTCCCTTACATCTTCCGCGGGGCTCTCGACACTCAATCCAAAGCCATCAACGAGGAGATGAAAATAGCTGCGGTACATGCCATCGCCAATCTGGCAAAACAGCCTGTACCCGATATTGTGAATGAAGCATACCATGTCAACAATTTCACTTTCGGTCCTGAATATTTCATTCCGAAACCGGTAGACCCGCGTCTGATTACAGAAGTTTCGGTAGCAGTGGCACGGGCCGCCATGGAGAGTGGTGTAGCCCGGAAAAATATCGAGGACTGGGAGGATTACAAAACACACCTCCGCGAACTGATGGGACAAGAATCTCAGCTTACCCGCCAGCTATACGATACGGCACGCCGTAATCCGCAACGGGTAGTCTTCGCCGAAGGTGGACACCCGAACATGCTGAAAGCCGCTGTAGAAGCAAAATCCGAAGGCATCTGCCATCCTATCATATTAGGCAACGAGGAACGGATCGAAAAACTGGCAAAGGAACTCGACCTCAGCCTTGAAGGTATTGAAATCGTCAACCTTCGCCATGACCGCGAAGCAGAACGCCGCGAACGCTATGCACACATATTGGCTGAAAAGCGTGCCCGCGAAGGAGCTACTTATGACGAGGCAAACGACAAAATGTTCGAACGTAACTATTTCGGTATGATGATGGTAGAAACCGGAGATGCCGATGCATTCATCACAGGCTTGTATACAAAATACAGCAATACCATCAAAGTAGCCAAAGAAGTGATCGGCATCCGTCCCGGATTCAACCATTTCGGAACCATGCATATCCTGAATTCTAAAAAGGGTACTTACTTCCTCGCTGATACGCTTATCAACCGTCATCCGGATACTACCACTTTGACAGATATTGCAAAGTTAGCCGACCAGACTGTCCGGTTCTTCAACCACACTCCCGTCATTGCCATGCTGAGTTATTCCAACTTCGGTTCCGATCAGGCAGGCAGTCCATCGAAAGTCCATGAGGCGGTGGCACAAATGCAAAGGGAATGTCCGGACTTGGCTATCGATGGTGAAATGCAAGTCAACTTTGCCATGAACCGCAACCTGCGTGATGCAAAATATCCCTTTACCCGACTCAAGGGAAAAGATGTCAATACACTCATCTTCCCGAACCTCAGTTCGGCAAATGCAGGTTATCAGTTATTGCAAGCCATGGATCCGGATACCGAGTTCATCGGACCGATACAGATGGGACTTAATAAGCCAATCTACTTTACCGATATCGAAAGCTCGGTACGCGACATTGTGAATATCACATCCGTAGCCGTAATCGATGCCGTCGTGGACAAAAAGAAAGCAAACCGATGA